In the genome of Botrytis cinerea B05.10 chromosome 5, complete sequence, one region contains:
- the Bcpan1 gene encoding Bcpan1: MFSGSNSYLGGNTGRQPPQQPQQQYGGFQPNQGFQPQQTGFQPQQTGFQPQPTGYGNAAPLQPNFTGYPLQPQPTGYSQPSQAGFPGGQQQQQQFNNAPQQQNFQTGAPPIPQIPQQFQQPQQTQQAQPPPAPPVQQPQATGFAAMADSFKPAAAEPSKPRGRRASKGGAKIPSIRLSFITAQDQAKFETLFKSAVGDGQTLSGEKSRDLLLRSKLDGNSLSQIWTLADTTRSGQLHFPEFALAMYLCNLKLVGKQLPSVLPDVIKNEVSSMVDIINFAIDDDAPAATNAPSFDGRQNTATPPTIQQPQPMASNSALLTAQMTGYPGQQNNFSGGFQPQQTGFQGQMQTGFSGQQGGLQPQPTGYNQMSNPQATGYNGPRPPMPPMPSNFSSHLSPAQTGMQGGMIAPLNSQPTGVDGQWGLVNAPAPNIDLLHSRMMPQQGREQGNFTTAGITGNAEIPWGITKDEKTRYDSVFKAWDGFGKGYISGDVAIEVFGQSGLPKPDLERVWTLADHGNKGKLNMDEFAVAMHLIYRKLNGYPLPAQLPPALIPPSTRNFNDSIGAVKSLLHQESNFRKNSGATLLPQKTGVSYLKNHSFRGDATPGRTGRKDATVYKNNDDDVGYKSSARRRLGASSPRPSSPGSTTSNDDLSLDQLRKKIAERQVILDAIDFKAENAADEDDALDRKDRREAEDLYHRIRRIQEDIDAHPDASLRNVDSGAERRALKRQLQTLTDKLPDIASRVRRTERSIADAKLELFRLKDAKAHPGSASSIVGTGPGGAITESDRLKARAKAMMQQRSAALTGKKIEASNDDLDAPKRLEEENLKIRTEKENNERMVQDVEESVRDFSRGLEDSLKDGGESSSSEHEKRRWEDGLGVEDEVKDFIFDLQRSSRSARVRTDDRSRETPRTEASHASPAPAARSETPSSQPSSTPTPAGGSYSQYKTPEDRAAYIKQQAEKRMAERLAALGIKAPSKSGETTQQRLEREKNERAAKLRQAEEEDAKREAERQARIAEEQGAPPPAPEQPKETAKKPPPPPSRKAARSDASERKAEEERIINEQKAQIIATNELEDDAQRQEAELAKEREAAQARVKALEDQMKAGKLKKEEEKKKRKALQAETKQQEARLAAQRAEIEAAQARERELQRQLEAIDDSDSSDDDEGPEQVTPQASTPTQGSQELERKEPSPPPPPPSIPVVVSPVPAIATTTSLPSPTPQVTSPVVSPPVDTETRNPFLKKMAQSGDASTASTASNNPFHRLPAQELSTPAPIQVQPTGNRPSRVRPEEDDWDVVGSDKEDDSSDDEGPGAGGARHLASILFGTMAPPRPLSSMGNEATSAPESPAVASPPAATPPPPPVPNFNAPPPPPMPSAGAPGGPPPPPPPPPGMGAPPPPPMPPMGGAPAPPAGVRPAGLLGEIQMGRSLKKTQTKDKSSAAVAGRVLD; this comes from the exons ATGTTTTCGGGTTCGAACTCGTACCTTGGTGGTAACACCGGCCGCCAACCACCACAGCAACCGCAACAACAATATGGTGGTTTCCAGCCAAACCAAGGTTTCCAACCACAGCAGACTGGTTTCCAGCCACAACAGACTGGTTTTCAACCTCAACCCACAGGATATGGTAATGCGGCTCCTTTACAACCCAATTTCACCGGTTATCCACTTCAACCACAGCCTACGGGATATTCTCAGCCCTCTCAAGCAGGCTTCCCTGGAGGCCagcagcaacagcagcagtTCAACAATGCTCCTCAACAGCAGAACTTCCAAACGGGAGCTCCCCCAATCCCGCAGATTCCGCAGCAATTCCAGCAGCCTCAACAAACGCAACAGGCTCAACCACCTCCTGCACCTCCTGTGCAGCAACCGCAAGCGACCGGATTTGCTGCAATGGCAGATTCATTTAAACCTGCTGCTGCAGAGCCATCGAAGCCAAGAGGACGCAGAGCCTCCAAGGGGGGAGCAAAGATACCTAGTATACGACTTTCCTTCATTACAGCCCAAGATCAAGCAAAGTTCGAAACTCTTTTCAAATCCGCTGTTGGGGATGGGCAAACACTTTCTGGGGAGAAATCGAGGGATCTTTTACTACGCTCAAAACTAGACGGGAACTCACTGTCGCAAATATG GACGCTCGCAGACACTACAAGATCTGGACAGCTACATTTTCCCGAATTCGCATTGGCTATGTACCTCTGTAATCTCAAGCTAGTCGGCAAGCAGTTACCATCCGTGCTTCCCGATGTTATCAAAAATGAAGTTTCTAGCATGGTGGATATCATAAACTTCGCTATAGATGATGATGCACCAGCGGCAACGAATGCGCCCAGTTTTGATGGTCGACAAAACACCGCGACACCTCCGACTATCCAACAACCACAGCCAATGGCGTCTAATTCCGCCCTTCTCACTGCGCAAATGACAGGTTACCCTGGACAGCAGAATAACTTTTCGGGTGGATTTCAACCACAACAAACAGGCTTCCAGGGCCAAATGCAAACTGGCTTTTCTGGACAGCAAGGCGGATTGCAACCTCAGCCAACTGGATATAATCAGATGTCAAACCCTCAAGCAACGGGCTATAATGGACCGCGCCCTCCAATGCCTCCTATGCCATCTAACTTCAGTTCTCATTTATCTCCGGCTCAGACGGGTATGCAAGGTGGAATGATCGCGCCATTGAATAGCCAGCCTACAGGAGTCGATGGCCAATGGGGCTTGGTAAATGCGCCAGCCCCCAATATCGATCTATTACATTCCCGGATGATGCCGCAACAGGGTCGAGAACAAGGCAACTTCACCACGGCTGGTATAACAGGCAATGCTGAAATTCCATGGGGAATTACGAAAGACGAGAAGACCAGATATGATTCCGTTTTCAAAGCTTGGGATGGGTTTGGTAAAGGATATATTAGCGGTGATGTCGCTATTGAAGTTTTTGGGCAGAGTGGTCTCCCGAAGCCTGACCTGGAGCGCGTATGGACCTTAGCAGATCACGGCAACAAGGGAAAGCTCAACATGGATGAATTCGCGGTTGCCATGCATTTGATTTATCGAAAGCTTAATGGATATCCTCTACCAGCCCAACTACCTCCGGCGCTCATACCCCCTTCCACTCGTAACTTCAATGATTCGATTGGGGCTGTCAAATCTTTACTTCATCAAGAATCTAATTTCCGCAAGAACTCTGGTGCTACCCTTTTGCCACAAAAGACTGGAGTGAGCTACCTCaaaaatcattctttccGTGGTGATGCTACCCCAGGTCGCACAGGCCGTAAAGACGCTACAGTATACAAAAATAACGACGATGATGTTGGGTATAAATCTAGTGCTCGTCGCAGACTCGGGGCCTCTTCTCCACGACCTTCGTCTCCGGGATCAACAACTTCCAACGATGACCTTTCACTAGACCAGCTTAGAAAGAAAATCGCGGAGAGACAAGTGATACTGGATGCAATTGATTTCAAGGCCGAAAATGctgcagatgaagatgatgctcTTGATCGTAAAGATCGTCGTGAAGCAGAGGATCTTTATCACCGCATTCGTCGTATTCAAGAGGATATCGATGCGCATCCAGACGCATCGTTGCGTAATGTTGATTCCGGCGCCGAGCGTCGTGCTTTGAAAAGACAGTTGCAGACATTGACAGATAAACTTCCAGATATTGCTTCGCGTGTCCGAAGAACGGAAAGAAGCATTGCTGATGCCAAGCTTGAACTATTCCGTCTAAAGGATGCCAAAGCTCACCCTGGAAGTGCCTCTAGCATTGTTGGAACTGGTCCTGGCGGCGCTATCACCGAATCAGATAGACTCAAAGCAAGAGCCAAGGCTATGATGCAACAACGTTCTGCTGCTCTCACTGGTAAGAAGATTGAGGCGAGTAATGATGACTTGGATGCGCCAAAACGcctcgaagaagaaaatctcAAGATTCGAACTGAGAAGGAAAACAACGAGCGCATGGttcaagatgttgaagagagTGTCCGTGACTTTTCACGAGGACTGGAGGATAGTCTCAAAGATGGTGGTGAGAGCTCGTCCAGTGAGCATGAGAAGAGACGTTGGGAGGATGGGCTAGGTGTTGAGGATGAAGTGAAGGACTTCATCTTCGATTTGCAAAGGAGCAGCAGGAGTGCCAGAGTTCGAACTGATGATCGCAGCAGAGAGACTCCTCGTACTGAAGCGTCTCATGCTAGCCCTGCTCCAGCAGCTCGTAGCGAAACTCCATCGTCACAGCCATCATCTACACCAACCCCTGCTGGAGGTTCATACTCACAATACAAGACTCCTGAAGATAGAGCAGCTTATATCAAGCAACAGGCCGAGAAGCGCATGGCTGAACGTCTAGCTGCTCTTGGTATCAAGGCACCATCTAAATCTGGAGAAACAACACAACAGAGACTGGAACGTGAAAAGAATGAGCGTGCAGCCAAACTCAGACaagcagaagaggaagatgctAAACGTGAAGCTGAGAGGCAAGCTAGGATCGCTGAAGAGCAGGGTGCACCACCACCTGCCCCCGAGCAACCAAAGGAAACCGCGAAAAAGCCACCTCCACCCCCTTCAAGGAAGGCCGCAAGAAGTGACGCTAGTGAGCGCAAGGccgaagaggagagaatcaTTAACGAGCAAAAGGCACAAATTATTGCCACAAATGAGCTAGA GGACGATGCTCAACGACAAGAGGCCGAGCTTGCAAAGGAACGCGAGGCGGCTCAGGCTCGTGTCAAGGCCTTGGAAGACCAAATGAAGGCcgggaaattgaagaaagaagaggagaaaaagaagagaaaggctCTCCAAGCTGAGACCAAACAACAAGAAGCTCGTCTCGCAGCTCAACGCGCAGAGATTGAAGCCGCACAAGCACGTGAGCGAGAATTGCAACGTCAACTTGAAGCTATTGACGATTCAGATTCATCTGATGATGACGAAGGTCCTGAGCAAGTTACCCCTCAAGCATCAACGCCCACTCAAGGAAGTCAAGAGCTTGAGCGCAAAGAAccttctccaccacctcctccaccttcaATTCCAGTTGTTGTATCACCAGTCCCTGCTATTGCAACAACAACTAGTCTTCCATCACCAACCCCACAAGTTACTAGCCCTGTTGTCAGCCCTCCAGTCGATACAGAGACCCGCAATCctttcttgaagaaaatggCCCAATCCGGTGACGCATCTACCGCATCTACTGCATCTAACAATCCATTCCATCGTCTTCCTGCTCAAGAGCTTTCTACACCTGCACCAATTCAAGTTCAACCAACAGGTAACAGGCCATCTCGTGTTCGtccagaagaagatgattgggATGTCGTCGGATCTGACAAAGAGGATGATTCCTCTGACGATGAAGGACCAGGTGCAGGTGGTGCGCGTCATTTGGCATCGATCCTTTTCGGAACCATGGCACCTCCTCGCCCATTGTCATCCATGGGTAACGAAGCTACATCTGCGCCTGAATCTCCTGCTGTAGCATCTCCACCAGCGGCAACCCCCCCACCTCCACCAGTACCTAACTTCAATGCACCGCCACCTCCTCCAATGCCATCAGCCGGTGCGCCAGGTggtcctccaccaccacctcctcctccaccaggGATGGGtgctccacctccaccaccaatgCCACCAATGGGAGGCGCTCCTGCTCCACCAGCAGGTGTACGACCAGCTGGTCTCTTGGGTGAAATCCAGATGGGGCGATCGTTGAAAAAGACACAAACTAAAGACAAGAGTTCAGCTGCTGTTGCTGGAAGGGTTTTGGATTAA